In Arachis hypogaea cultivar Tifrunner chromosome 17, arahy.Tifrunner.gnm2.J5K5, whole genome shotgun sequence, a single window of DNA contains:
- the LOC112766659 gene encoding protein FAR1-RELATED SEQUENCE 5: MEVTLSEEDADCGGSESDAYEDECSELEDLAGLSVDDILKKVWFSIDNTYEFYRGFGKLHGFGVRKGDSGKDCKGNLVRYRFFCNKEGLRKHKHYDRVDRTRVHKPETRTNYKAMLLVYLDKNDKYWKVRKLVTEHNHELTPAGIVHMIANHRGLTEVAKSQIVGMQAHGIATSKIVGYMAGMAGGYSLLGFLKKDVYNYADKRRHIKITDGDANSALVYLEGKAESDPMAIAKYNVISDNRLANLIWADGSN, translated from the coding sequence ATGGAGGTGACTCTGAGCGAGGAGGATGCTGATTGTGGAGGGAGTGAAAGTGATGCATATGAGGATGAATGTTCTGAGTTGGAAGACCTCGCCGGACTGAGTGTGGATGACATCCTGAAGAAGGTATGGTTCAGCATTGATAATACATATGAGTTCTATCGGGGGTTTGGAAAACTACATGGATTTGGGGTGCGAAAGGGTGACTCCGGAAAAGATTGTAAGGGGAATTTGGTTAGGTATAGGTTTTTTTGTAACAAGGAAGGCTTGAGGAAACATAAACACTACGACAGGGTTGACAGAACGAGGGTACACAAACCGGAGACAAGAACTAACTACAAGGCAATGTTATTGGTTTATTTAGATAAAAATGATAAGTATTGGAAGGTTAGGAAGTTAGTTACCGAACACAATCACGAGCTGACACCGGCAGGAATTGTGCACATGATTGCCAATCATCGTGGGTTAACGGAAGTAGCAAAGAGTCAAATAGTTGGGATGCAAGCGCATGGTATTGCAACGTCTAAGATTGTAGGGTACATGGCTGGTATGGCCGGTGGCTATTCGTTGTTGGGATTCCTGAAGAAGGATGTCTATAACTATGCTGACAAACGGCGGCATATTAAAATAACTGATGGTGATGCGAATTCTGCATTAGTGTATCTAGAGGGAAAAGCCGAATCAGACCCCATGGCAATCGCAAAATATAATGTGATTAGTGACAACAGGCTCGCAAATCTGATTTGGGCGGACGGATCTAACTGA
- the LOC112767093 gene encoding exocyst complex component EXO70B1: MDSNSPEVVQVNSGSQMDVDSQEQEEDMQVDSDEAVQQANSESQEAKTDIALIMPTLTAYMNVIRTNNSTVIDAIHNYLGQYLQSEEIDDLDFMEHISIDASNLVINAIHPDMIDNLHKEVKMMLEAGFDRECCNEYSKFRTKCLGSYLSYMKTLQPQLEFEENAKKGTKFFNHEIREWTKVSNVIVRVLLPSERTLCQRAFLRYTEAKNLALMEVCRPLLIRILDSAVKHAVELARSNKIEYFSRISRVFKAFHDLIPEIESLFPSPEPLGDSIRNEVINTRKRLGKATMDILERLEDWIYKENEMASFYGGLYPIISWDVMNCLGEICEAWTVIGLEKVLEEIPMVSDGEGTASCSSFSVQFDRIIEMLNSHVEIESKKYTDPAEGYIFMMNSQRYIQQKIIECQSKMSTILLMMNGAIDENNAKARQNLEDYRGSSWDEVIGLLKQGDGDEPNEVESMKENLKLFNVQFKEICRVQSTWFVLDDELRKEIRETIEEILLPSYGTFIGKFQKVLGSDADRYIEYSMYDIDALLNDLFRGGS; this comes from the coding sequence ATGGATTCGAATTCTCCAGAGGTTGTGCAAGTTAATTCAGGTTCACAAATGGATGTAGATtcacaagaacaagaagaagacatgcaAGTGGATTCAGATGAAGCCGTGCAACAAGCCAATTCAGAATCGCAAGAAGCGAAAACAGATATTGCTCTGATCATGCCAACACTCACTGCTTATATGAACGTGATAAGGACTAATAATTCCACGGTGATTGATGCGATTCACAACTACTTGGGACAATACCTTCAATCCGAAGAAATCGATGACTTGGACTTCATGGAACATATCTCAATCGATGCCTCCAACTTGGTGATCAACGCGATTCATCCAGATATGATTGATAACCTCCACAAAGAAGTTAAGATGATGCTCGAAGCAGGCTTTGACAGAGAATGTTGCAACGAGTACAGCAAATTTCGCACTAAGTGCTTAGGAAGCTACCTGTCATATATGAAGACTCTGCAGCCACAGCTTGAATTTGAGGAAAATGCTAAGAAGGGGACAAAGTTTTTTAATCATGAGATTAGGGAATGGACTAAAGTTTCAAATGTAATTGTGAGGGTTTTGCTTCCAAGTGAAAGAACACTCTGCCAGCGCGCTTTCTTGCGTTACACGGAAGCTAAGAATCTTGCTTTAATGGAGGTTTGTAGGCCGTTGCTGATTAGAATACTAGATTCCGCGGTTAAACATGCAGTTGAACTTGCTCGCTCcaataaaattgaatatttttcCAGGATTTCCAGAGTGTTCAAAGCATTTCATGACTTGATTCCGGAGATTGAGTCGCTGTTTCCCAGCCCTGAGCCACTTGGCGATTCGATAAGAAATGAAGTCATCAACACTAGAAAGAGGTTGGGGAAAGCAACTATGGACATTCTTGAGAGGCTAGAGGATTGGATTTACAAGGAGAATGAGATGGCGAGTTTTTATGGAGGGCTTTATCCGATAATCTCTTGGGATGTGATGAACTGCCTGGGGGAAATCTGCGAAGCTTGGACTGTAATCGGCCTTGAGAAAGTTCTAGAAGAGATTCCAATGGTTTCTGATGGAGAAGGAACTgcttcttgttcttcattctctGTTCAGTTTGATAGGATAATAGAGATGTTAAATAGCCATGTGGAAATCGAATCTAAGAAATATACTGACCCTGCTGAGGGCTATATTTTCATGATGAATAGTCAGAGGTATATACAACAGAAGATAATTGAGTGTCAATCAAAAATGAGCACGATTTTGCTGATGATGAATGGCGCGATCGATGAGAATAATGCCAAGGCGAGACAGAATCTCGAAGATTATCGAGGAAGCTCGTGGGATGAGGTTATTGGGCTTTTGAAGCAGGGCGACGGAGACGAGCCAAATGAGGTGGAATCTATGAAAGAGAATCTCAAATTGTTCAATGTTCAGTTTAAGGAAATATGCAGGGTTCAGTCTACATGGTTTGTTCTTGATGACGAGCTAAGAAAGGAAATAAGAGAGACCATAGAGGAAATTTTGTTGCCAAGTTATGGAACCTTCATTGGTAAGTTTCAGAAAGTTCTTGGTTCTGATGCTGATAGGTACATTGAGTATTCAATGTATGACATTGATGCTCTACTCAATGATTTGTTTCGCGGAGGCAGTTGA